caAAATCCTTCAAAATCTTTATtcttcctttaaaatgtttagaatTTTTTTCTGGACGACTCATTTGCAAGTGGCATAATGACATAAATGTATCCAATCAAATGTGATTTTGGACGACCTTAAGGTACCttttgtaggttttttttaccactaGTGTCACTGTACATCAATGTTTTGATAAGTAGATCCACAGACTGTCTGTATCTCATTTTCCATTAGTACATGCATCATGCGAATcagtgaaaatgtcacattataCGCCTACCTTTAAAGATCAGATGTGCAAAATTACTGGAAGTCCGTAACACGGTCCAAATGGTCGATTGCTCATTATTAAAATTTGATACAAAAAAATCCATCGTACCCCACAGTAGCGATCCTCGTTGAATATCTGTGGAGGCAGTGGGTTGCCTTTCTCCGGCTGCTTGTCTTTGGGGATGTTGCGGTACATCTGgagcctctgctcctccagcatGGTGATGTCTACTTCCTGGAAGCTGATCCGGTTGGCCTCCAAGAAACCCACCACTGCCTGCTGATGCTTTTTTACCTGGAACAGGTCAGAAAAtgg
This window of the Anoplopoma fimbria isolate UVic2021 breed Golden Eagle Sablefish chromosome 18, Afim_UVic_2022, whole genome shotgun sequence genome carries:
- the sh3bgrl2 gene encoding SH3 domain-binding glutamic acid-rich-like protein 2 isoform X1, whose amino-acid sequence is MVIKVYIASSTGSVAVKKHQQAVVGFLEANRISFQEVDITMLEEQRLQMYRNIPKDKQPEKGNPLPPQIFNEDRYCGDYEDFFQSKEDNTVFAFLGLSSQPSVKVREGF
- the sh3bgrl2 gene encoding SH3 domain-binding glutamic acid-rich-like protein 2 isoform X2; its protein translation is MVIKVYIASSTGSVAVKKHQQAVVGFLEANRISFQEVDITMLEEQRLQMYRNIPKDKQPEKGNPLPPQIFNEDRYCGDYEDFFQSKEDNTVFAFLGLSSQPSVKDSES